Proteins from a single region of Scleropages formosus chromosome 24, fSclFor1.1, whole genome shotgun sequence:
- the ddx11 gene encoding ATP-dependent DNA helicase DDX11 has translation MVEAVDSRFPFPFEPYTIQKEFMEALYRTLEDSKIGIFESPTGTGKSLSLICGALTWLQDFEERKKQEAARLLENRADTVAEHPAEKKLTPGQDGSSSSEPDWITAFVQKKAERDLVDKLKEEEIKRKRREERLELIRQNVQLKYALKRKSDEDEEARQLLELSKECAEEEQGAGLEDGEEELLVAEYESDDDTKPKNRFDDEDDEDLEEEHVTKIYYCSRTHSQLAQFVHEVQKSPFAENISLVSLGSRQNLCINEEVRRLGSVQLINDRCMEMQKNKHGKAEKSSGGEPKRRRSKPKAVCPFYRHEALQGLRDEALVKVRDIEQLVALGHETKGCPYYGGRLAVPAAQLVVLPYQTLLHEATRRASGIRLKDQVVIIDEAHNLTDTITCIHSSEVTGAQLCCAHSQLSQYVGRYRNRLKAKNLMYLKQILFVVEGLVRVLGGKVGQNPQNQVTQSGTEMLTINNFLFKAQIDNINLFKIQRYFEKSLISRKLFGFVEKYQGNGVKVSLSSKENRRTEGLSHFLQSLQTSQPTPMVPTPDQKVADEEKQISMASPMMQVEGFLFALTNANKDGRLVIQRHGTLAQCSLKFLLLNPAVHFAPVLKECRAVIIAGGTMQPVADFKEQLLLSAGVAVDRITEFCCGHVIPPENILPIVLCNGPSGQELEFTFQNRETPQMMDEMGRVLANLMNVVPGGVVCFFPSYEYERRALAHWESTGILARLAAKKKIFQEPKKASQVEQVLTEYSRCIQNCRQVGGALSGALLFSVVGGKMSEGINFSDDLGRCVVMVGMPYPNIKSPELQEKMAYLDKHMPQVGRQSPGKALVENLCMKAVNQSIGRAIRHRGDYASILLLDRRYSRPTTLHKLPEWIRRSTRVQPTFGPAFASIRKFFSEKKQQQ, from the exons ATGGTGGAAGCTGTCGACTCCCGTTTCCCCTTTCCCTTCGAGCCCTACACCATCCAGAAGGAGTTCATGGAGGCTTTGTACCGGACCCTGGAAGATAGCAAGATTGGCATTTTCGAGAGCCCTACAGGAACC GGCAAGTCCTTGAGTCTGATATGTGGAGCTCTCACATGGCTCCAGGATTTTGAGGAGAGGAAGAAGCAGGAGGCAGCACGCCTTCTTGAGAACAGGGCAGACACAGTGGCTGAACACCCTGCTGAGAAAAAGCTGACCCCCGGGCAAGATGGCTCCTCCTCTTCGGAGCCAGACTGGATCACGGCCTTCGTGCAGAAGAAAGCAGAGAGGGATCTGGTGGACAAGCTGAAG GAAGAGGAGATTAAGAGAAAGAGGCGAGAGGAACGATTGGAGTTGATACGACAAAATGTTCAGCTGAAGTACGCCCTGAAACGCAAG AgtgatgaggatgaggaagcAAGACAGCTCCTGGAGCTCAGTAAGGAATGTGCAGAAGAAGAGCAAGGGGCAGGGCTTGAGGATGGGGAGGAGGAGCTTCTAGTTGCTGAATATGAAAGTGATGATGACACTAAGCCAAAGAACAG GtttgatgatgaggatgatgaggattTGGAGGAAGAACATGTGACCAAG ATCTACTACTGTAGCCGCACCCACTCCCAGCTGGCCCAGTTTGTACACGAGGTGCAGAAAAGCCCTTTTGCTGAAAACATCAGCCTGGTCTCCTTGGGATCTCGGCAG AACCTGTGCATAAATGAGGAGGTCCGGAGGCTAGGGAGCGTGCAGCTCATCAATGATCGCTGCATGGAGATGCAGAAGAACAAGCACG GAAAGGCAGAGAAGTCCTCCGGTGGGGAGCCCAAGCGGAGGCGGAGCAAGCCGAAGGCAGTATGTCCCTTTTACAGACACGAGGCCCTGCAGGGTCTGCGGGATGAGGCGCTGGTCAAAGTTCGGGACATAGAACAGCTGGTGGCCCTGGGTCATGAGACCAAAGGCTGCCCCTACTACGGGGGCCGCCTGGCCGTGCCTGCCGCACAG CTAGTAGTGCTACCCTACCAAACCCTGCTCCACGAGGCCACGCGTCGAGCTTCCGGGATCCGACTCAAGGACCAGGTGGTCATCATTGACGAGGCACACAACTTGACCGACACCATCACCTGCATCCATAGTTCAGAGGTGACGGGGGCACAG CTTTGCTGTGCCCATTCTCAGCTGTCCCAGTACGTGGGACGGTACAG GAATCGTCTGAAAGCCAAGAACCTGATGTACTTGAAGCAGATCCTGTTTGTGGTGGAGGGCCTGGTTCGCGTGCTCGGAG ggAAAGTTGGTCAGAACCCACAGAACCAGGTGACCCAGTCAG GAACAGAAATGCTGACAATCAATAACTTCCTCTTCAAAGCCCAGATAGACAACATTAACCTCTTCAAG ATTCAGAGGTACTTTGAGAAGAGTCTTATCAGCAGAAAG CTCTTTGGCTTTGTAGAGAAGTACCAGGGTAACGGCGTGAAGGTGAGCCTGTCCAGTAAGGAGAACCGCAGGACCGAGGGCCTGAGCCACTTCCTGCAGTCCCTCCAGACTTCCCAGCCGACTCCCATGG TACCAACACCAGACCAGAAGGTGGCAGacgaagaaaaacaaatcagcaTGGCCTCCCCTATGATGCAGGTCGAAGGGTTCCTCTTTGCCCTCACTAATGCCAATAAAGATGGGCGACTCGTGATCCAGCGACAtg GAACGCTGGCTCAGTGCAGTCTCAAGTTCCTCCTGCTCAACCCCGCTGTCCATTTTGCTCCGGTGCTGAAGGAGTGCAGGGCTGTCATCATTGCTGGAGGCACCATGCAGCCT GTGGCGGACTTCAAGGAGCAGCTTCTGCTGTCGGCAGGCGTGGCTGTGGATCGCATCACCGAGTTCTGCTGCG GTCATGTGATTCCACCAGAGAATATCTTACCTATAGTCCTGTGCAATGGCCCCTCCGGTCAGGAGCTGGAGTTCACGTTTCAGAACAGAGAAACTCCACAGATG ATGGACGAGATGGGCCGGGTGCTGGCCAACCTGATGAATGTGGTGCCGGGGGGTGTGGTGTGCTTTTTCCCCTCCTATGAATACGAGCGCCGGGCCCTGGCTCACTGGGAGAGCACCGGGATCCTGGCACGACTCGCTGCCAAGAAGAAG ATTTTCCAGGAGCCTAAGAAAGCCAGCCAAGTCGAACAGGTGCTTACGGAGTACTCAAGGTGCATCCAG AACTGCAGGCAGGTGGGGGGTGCTCTGTCAGGAGCCCTGCTGTTCTCCGTCGTTGGCGGAAAGATGAGCGAAGGCATCAACTTCTCAGACGATCTGGGCAG GTGTGTTGTCATGGTGGGAATGCCATACCCCAATATCAAGTCCCCTGAGCTCCAGGAGAAAATGGCCTATCTGGACAAGCATATG CCGCAGGTGGGGCGGCAGAGTCCTGGCAAGGCCCTGGTTGAAAACCTCTGCATGAAGGCTGTCAACCAGTCCATTG GGAGGGCCATCCGGCACCGGGGCGATTACGCCTCCATTCTCCTGCTGGACCGGCGTTACTCCCGACCCACCACGCTCCACAAGCTTCCCGAGTGGATCAGAAGGAGCACGCGTGTTCAGCCCACGTTTGGGCCTGCCTTTGCCAGCATCCGAAAG TTTTTCTcagagaagaagcagcagcagtga